Proteins from one Nitrososphaerales archaeon genomic window:
- a CDS encoding Snf7 family protein, producing the protein MSAFAGKWDKQNNQSFGTKVKETVRNPGPLKPRLDLATRQIQVQVAKLDSTSSKLRERDNAIFNKVVGSLQKHDSQHASVYANELAEVRKMNKMVTQAKLALEQIVLRLNTITELGDIVVTLTPAMAVMRNVKQGLVGVLPEAESEIGEISGLLSSILVDAGTVGGYSLNFEAANEDAERILAEASAVAEQRMKERFPEVPTSLPAGTESSTEGASY; encoded by the coding sequence ATGTCTGCATTCGCAGGAAAGTGGGACAAGCAGAACAACCAGAGTTTCGGGACGAAGGTCAAGGAAACCGTAAGGAATCCTGGTCCTCTCAAACCGAGGCTCGACCTAGCCACACGCCAAATCCAGGTCCAGGTAGCAAAACTGGACTCTACATCCTCCAAACTCAGAGAGAGAGACAACGCGATCTTCAACAAGGTCGTGGGGTCGCTCCAGAAGCACGACTCGCAGCACGCCTCAGTCTACGCGAACGAGCTGGCCGAGGTCAGGAAGATGAACAAGATGGTCACCCAGGCCAAACTTGCTCTCGAACAGATAGTGCTCAGACTCAACACAATCACCGAACTCGGCGACATTGTCGTCACATTGACCCCAGCCATGGCAGTAATGCGCAACGTCAAGCAAGGCTTGGTGGGCGTACTGCCTGAGGCGGAGAGCGAGATAGGCGAGATCTCTGGTCTGCTAAGCAGCATCCTTGTCGACGCAGGCACTGTGGGCGGATACTCACTGAACTTCGAGGCTGCCAACGAGGACGCGGAGCGCATCCTAGCGGAAGCTTCCGCGGTGGCCGAGCAGCGCATGAAGGAGAGGTTCCCTGAGGTACCAACCAGCCTGCCAGCAGGGACGGAATCTAGCACCGAGGGCGCGTCTTACTAG